Proteins from one Hoplias malabaricus isolate fHopMal1 chromosome 2, fHopMal1.hap1, whole genome shotgun sequence genomic window:
- the c2h11orf68 gene encoding UPF0696 protein C11orf68 homolog yields MSSKKMEEEEEHAEPLSAEDYAAEALAADMDPWIIFDARKTPRAEFNSWLESNRPSQVSRFGDEEGGQGPVGWISVRGPSHCPAHPDVTGLQESWEKLLASGRPITFQTIKELALNHNVLSGKWLMHLDTGFKVDRAWECLAKAILDGKISSAKVSPREPSSENQHVICVYNDNFADEEQVMQLDAAVRAAGVKCPLFYKPDVYTYLGIYRNNRWKLCPTIYESKFDLECVPRRSHIINKVTNQEVT; encoded by the coding sequence ATGTCCAGTAAGAagatggaggaagaggaggaacaCGCAGAGCCTCTTTCAGCTGAGGATTATGCAGCTGAAGCCTTGGCAGCCGATATGGATCCGTGGATCATATTTGATGCTCGGAAGACACCTAGAGCTGAGTTCAACAGCTGGCTGGAGTCTAACAGACCTTCTCAGGTGAGCCGCTTTGGGGATGAAGAAGGGGGTCAGGGTCCTGTGGGCTGGATCTCCGTACGAGGACCCAGCCATTGCCCAGCACACCCGGATGTGACTGGTCTCCAAGAAAGCTGGGAAAAACTACTAGCCAGTGGACGTCCAATCACTTTCCAAACCATTAAAGAGCTAGCCTTGAATCACAACGTGCTCTCAGGCAAGTGGCTGATGCACTTGGACACTGGATTCAAAGTGGATCGTGCCTGGGAGTGTTTAGCCAAAGCAATTCTGGACGGAAAGATCTCTTCAGCAAAAGTGAGTCCTCGCGAAcccagttctgaaaaccaacaCGTCATCTGCGTCTACAACGACAACTTTGCGGACGAGGAGCAGGTGATGCAGCTGGACGCGGCCGTTCGAGCCGCCGGGGTCAAGTGTCCCCTCTTCTACAAACCAGACGTCTACACCTACCTGGGGATCTACCGCAACAATCGCTGGAAGCTTTGTCCCACCATCTACGAGAGCAAGTTCGATCTGGAGTGCGTGCCCAGGCGCTCGCACATCATCAACAAAGTCACCAACCAGGAGGTCACGTAA